The following are from one region of the Microbacterium sp. BK668 genome:
- the obgE gene encoding GTPase ObgE, with protein sequence MVTFVDRVTLHLRAGKGGNGCVSVRREKFKPLAGPDGGNGGHGGDVVLVADPQVTTLLSYHHSPHRHAGNGGFGMGDNRSGAAGESLELPVPVGTVVKDADGETLVDLIEPGMRFVVAPGGLGGLGNAALASPKRKAPGFALLGTPGWEGDVQLELKTVADVALVGYPSAGKSSLIAAISAARPKIADYPFTTLHPNLGVVQAGDVRFTVADVPGLIEGASEGRGLGLEFLRHVERCTALVHVLDCATLDPGRDPLSDLEVILAELAAYPVPDGQVPLLERPQLVALNKVDVPEAKDLADLVRPDLEARGFRVFDISTVSHEGLRPLTFALGDIVTRHRADEAVKPAPERIVIRPKGSEKEFWVRVEGGTYGDVFRILGEKPLRWVQQTDFQNDEAVGYLADRLNKLGVEDELFRAGATPGATVVIGEGDGVVFDWDPSLTSTAELITAPRGTDARLDASGRRTTSERREQYHERMDAKADARAELEAERLAGASWAEEDDE encoded by the coding sequence ATGGTCACCTTCGTCGACCGGGTCACACTGCACCTCCGTGCGGGCAAAGGCGGCAACGGCTGCGTCTCGGTGCGCCGTGAGAAGTTCAAGCCGCTCGCCGGACCAGACGGCGGCAACGGCGGACACGGCGGCGATGTCGTGCTCGTCGCCGACCCCCAGGTGACGACGCTCCTCTCGTACCACCACTCACCTCACCGCCACGCGGGAAACGGCGGCTTCGGCATGGGCGACAACCGCTCGGGTGCCGCGGGGGAGTCCCTCGAGCTGCCCGTCCCGGTGGGCACCGTCGTGAAGGACGCGGACGGCGAGACGCTCGTCGATCTCATCGAGCCCGGCATGCGCTTCGTCGTCGCGCCGGGCGGCCTCGGCGGCCTCGGCAACGCGGCGCTCGCATCGCCCAAGCGCAAAGCCCCGGGCTTCGCGCTGCTCGGCACGCCGGGCTGGGAGGGCGACGTCCAGCTCGAGCTCAAGACCGTCGCGGACGTGGCCCTCGTCGGCTACCCCTCGGCCGGCAAGTCCAGCCTCATCGCCGCGATCTCCGCCGCGCGTCCGAAGATCGCCGACTATCCGTTCACGACGCTGCATCCGAACCTCGGGGTGGTGCAGGCCGGCGACGTCCGGTTCACCGTCGCCGATGTCCCCGGCCTCATCGAAGGCGCGAGCGAGGGCCGCGGGCTCGGCCTCGAGTTCCTCCGTCACGTCGAGCGGTGCACGGCGCTCGTGCACGTCCTCGACTGCGCGACCCTCGACCCGGGGCGCGATCCCCTCAGCGACCTCGAGGTGATCCTCGCCGAGCTCGCGGCCTACCCGGTGCCCGACGGACAGGTCCCGCTCCTCGAGCGCCCGCAGCTCGTCGCGCTCAACAAGGTCGACGTGCCCGAGGCCAAGGACCTCGCCGACCTCGTGCGCCCCGACCTGGAGGCCCGCGGCTTCCGCGTGTTCGATATCTCGACAGTGAGCCACGAGGGCCTGCGCCCGCTCACCTTCGCGCTGGGCGACATCGTCACGCGTCACCGCGCCGATGAGGCCGTCAAACCGGCGCCCGAGCGCATCGTCATCCGGCCCAAGGGCTCCGAGAAGGAGTTCTGGGTCCGCGTCGAGGGGGGCACCTACGGCGATGTCTTCCGCATCCTCGGCGAGAAGCCGCTCCGCTGGGTGCAGCAGACCGACTTCCAGAACGACGAGGCCGTCGGCTACCTCGCCGACCGCCTCAACAAGCTCGGCGTCGAGGACGAGCTCTTCCGCGCCGGCGCGACCCCGGGCGCCACCGTCGTGATCGGCGAGGGCGACGGCGTCGTCTTCGACTGGGACCCGTCGCTCACCTCGACCGCCGAGCTGATCACCGCTCCGCGCGGCACGGATGCGCGACTGGATGCCTCGGGCCGCCGCACGACGTCCGAGCGCCGCGAGCAGTACCACGAGCGGATGGATGCCAAGGCCGACGCACGCGCCGAGCTCGAGGCAGAGCGGCTCGCGGGCGCGTCGTGGGCCGAGGAGGACGACGAGTGA